From Thermococcus sp.:
GAATACGAGAGGGCCAACCGCTCCGCGGGAGCGCTGTACTCGCTCATGCTCTTCTTTGCAACAGCCACCGCAATTCTAAGCCTCCTGATACTTCCCTACGCGCTGGCCTTCATGAAGGTAACCCCCGCCCTCTACCCCTACGCGAAGACCTACGCGACGATAATCTTTCTCGGCGTTCCCTTCGCTTTCACATACATGGCCTTCTCGGCGCTTAGCAGGGCCGCGGGGGACACAAAAACACCTATGAAGATAACCCTCCTCACAGTGAGCGTCAACATAGTCCTCGACCCGGTTTTCATCTTCGGCCTCGGCCCATTCCCGAGGCTCGGCGTTGCCGGCGCGGCGCTGGCGACGATTTTAGCCAACACCCTCGGCTCGGCGATAGGTCTCTGGATTCTCTTTAAAGGGAAGATAGGCCTCAGACTGAGCGTTGAGAACCTAAAGCCCGACCTTGGGTTCTACTCTAAAATCTTCAGGGTTGGCCTGCCAGCGAGCGTTGGACAATCAGCGAACAGCTTCGGCTTCGTAGTTCTCACGAGGATAATCATGGGGTTTGGGGATGTAACCTATGCAGCTTACGTCATAACCACGAGGCTCGTCAACTTCCTCACGAGCATATCGAGGGGAATAAGCATGGCGATGGGAACCATGATAGCCCAGAACGTTGGGGCGAGGAAGTATGGAAGGGCCAAGGCGATAGCGGAGAGGACGATGGTGGTGAACTTCACGATAGCCGGACTGGCCGTTCTGATAATAGGCCTCTTCCGCGTGCCCATCTTCAGGGTTTTCCTGAACGACCCCGCGGTTATAGCCGAGAGCAAAATAGTCCTTGAGTACTTCCTCGTTTCTGTTCCCTTCTTCAATGGTATATTCATAGTCGTGAACAGAACCTTCAGCTCTGCTGGACACACGAAAAAGACTATGCTCTTAGGAATACTCCGCCTCTGGGGGCTGAGGATACCTCTGAGCTACCTCTTCGGCTACGTTCCGGCTCTGGCGGTGGCCTTTACCCTACCGCCCCTCCAGAAAACGCTCTACCTCAGGCTTCCCCTTGCCGAGCTCTTCGGGATGACGAGCAAAGGGGTATTCTTCGGCATGGGGCTTAGCAACTTCGTGGGAGCGCTCCTTGCGCTTGCGTGGTTCATGAGGGGAAGCTGGATGAGGGCGATAATCGAGAGG
This genomic window contains:
- a CDS encoding MATE family efflux transporter encodes the protein EALSAPGVTWPIIGTLMALGMGFVTAGFAFVGQYIGAGEYERANRSAGALYSLMLFFATATAILSLLILPYALAFMKVTPALYPYAKTYATIIFLGVPFAFTYMAFSALSRAAGDTKTPMKITLLTVSVNIVLDPVFIFGLGPFPRLGVAGAALATILANTLGSAIGLWILFKGKIGLRLSVENLKPDLGFYSKIFRVGLPASVGQSANSFGFVVLTRIIMGFGDVTYAAYVITTRLVNFLTSISRGISMAMGTMIAQNVGARKYGRAKAIAERTMVVNFTIAGLAVLIIGLFRVPIFRVFLNDPAVIAESKIVLEYFLVSVPFFNGIFIVVNRTFSSAGHTKKTMLLGILRLWGLRIPLSYLFGYVPALAVAFTLPPLQKTLYLRLPLAELFGMTSKGVFFGMGLSNFVGALLALAWFMRGSWMRAIIERESKKLEKKGAF